In Bremerella cremea, one DNA window encodes the following:
- a CDS encoding ester cyclase: MSQLSRLARTWFEEVWNRRNDDAIFELTAEDAIGYAESDVRYFSMHAFKEFRDNVLAAMPDLKMDIEAIIEQPPDVVVRWFLTGTHTGRGFGFQPTHNRITLRGMTWFRVNQDNKLTEGWDCWNQGRMLQTFIGGGPGMPPDDETDDSDR; this comes from the coding sequence GTGAGTCAACTCTCGCGATTGGCAAGAACTTGGTTCGAAGAGGTTTGGAATCGTCGTAACGATGACGCTATTTTCGAACTCACGGCGGAAGATGCGATCGGCTACGCCGAGTCGGATGTTCGCTATTTCAGCATGCACGCTTTTAAAGAATTCCGCGACAACGTCTTGGCCGCCATGCCTGATTTGAAGATGGATATCGAGGCGATCATCGAACAGCCGCCTGATGTCGTGGTGCGATGGTTCCTGACCGGCACGCACACCGGACGAGGCTTTGGCTTCCAACCAACCCATAATCGGATTACCCTGCGCGGCATGACTTGGTTTCGGGTCAATCAAGACAACAAGCTGACCGAAGGGTGGGACTGCTGGAACCAAGGACGGATGTTACAAACTTTCATTGGCGGTGGACCTGGCATGCCACCGGATGACGAGACAGACGATTCCGATCGATAG